From a region of the Mercurialis annua linkage group LG1-X, ddMerAnnu1.2, whole genome shotgun sequence genome:
- the LOC126657446 gene encoding L-type lectin-domain containing receptor kinase S.6, which produces MQFLNSSFFWVQIFVFFNISYYLLANPTLTSNNVTLYEDAHFRNNAISLTQEHGCSPPPPSSSSSPTTTFLFSDPSTYSGVGRAFYLYPIRFLDSTTSLPASFSCKFSFSIIKSPLCSFGDGLAFLITSNAQSFSLSNGYMGLPGPALNPQDSFIAVEFDTNYDPFLSDVSGDHIGIDVNTVASFASVDALSNGIDLRSEKQMFAWIEYMDNVKLIQIWVSYFPTRPLHPILEARVDLSENFKEFMHIGFTASNGQGSAVHLIDHWRFRTYWSSPSGNNVEATQEGDCFMCYFQDPNDDGNPIKLAARKNKMKEIALGLGGLAAFILSIALIMAIIFFFVIKKENGCGLRYKEGQFLRHKGGPTRFSIFEIKAATMGFHKNRIIGTGASAVVYKGSLPNTGTVAVKRFKNAEIECCRNPFITEFATIVGCLKHNNLVQLQGWCCEEGELVLVYEYLSNGSLAKFLHSNNSSSAYFLSWKQRMNVVVGVASALSYLHEECNRQIIHRDVKTCNIMLDEEFNAKLGDFGLAEIYEHNSLAREATIPAGTMGYLAPEYVYSGIPSVKTDVYSFGVVVLELGTGKMAVDDDGTVLGDWVWGFWEQGKLIEAGDSKLKGKFSKAEMQRMLLVGLCCVHPNHVERPTVKEAIKILKGEAPLPVLPSKKPKVGFQYILPEDSDPRFGGDHSPGTDDVSWMTPRSHFGFD; this is translated from the coding sequence ATGCAATTTCTTAATTCATCATTCTTTTGGGTTCAGATCTTTGTCTTCTTTAACATCAGTTACTATTTACTCGCAAACCCTACTTTGACATCAAACAACGTAACTCTTTACGAAGATGCACATTTTAGAAACAACGCCATTAGTCTCACTCAAGAACACGGCTGCTCACCTCCTCCGccgtcttcttcttcttctcctacTACAACTTTCTTATTCTCTGATCCTTCTACATATTCTGGCGTTGGCAGAGCTTTTTATCTATACCCAATTAGGTTTCTTGATTCAACCACAAGTCTACCCGCTTCTTTTTCTTGCAAATTCTCATTCTCCATCATCAAATCCCCGCTTTGTTCTTTTGGTGATGGTTTGGCTTTCTTGATCACTTCCAATGCTCAGTCATTTAGTCTCTCTAATGGCTATATGGGCCTTCCCGGACCGGCTTTAAACCCTCAAGATTCTTTCATTGCTGTTGAATTTGATACGAATTATGACCCTTTTCTGTCTGATGTGAGTGGTGATCATATTGGTATTGATGTTAATACGGTTGCTTCTTTTGCTTCTGTTGATGCCTTGTCTAATGGGATTGATCTTAGAAGTGAGAAGCAAATGTTTGCTTGGATTGAGTATATGGATAATGTTAAGTTGATTCAGATTTGGGTTAGTTATTTTCCAACTAGGCCTTTACATCCTATTCTTGAAGCTAGGGTTGATTTATCTGAGAATTTTAAAGAGTTTATGCATATTGGTTTTACTGCCTCTAATGGGCAAGGCTCTGCTGTTCATCTTATTGATCATTGGAGATTTCGAACTTATTGGTCTTCTCCTTCTGGTAATAATGTTGAAGCAACTCAAGAAGGGGATTGTTTTATGTGTTATTTTCAGGATCCAAATGATGATGGTAACCCTATTAAGCTTGCTGCcaggaaaaataaaatgaagGAGATAGCTTTGGGTTTAGGAGGTTTAGCTGCATTTATACTATCCATTGCTTTAATAATGGCTATCATCTTTTTCTTTGtgataaaaaaggaaaatggaTGTGGCTTGAGATATAAAGAAGGCCAGTTTTTGAGACATAAAGGAGGACCAACTAGATTCTCAATCTTTGAGATTAAGGCGGCTACAATGGGATTTCATAAAAACAGAATTATTGGCACAGGAGCTTCGGCTGTAGTTTATAAAGGGTCTCTTCCTAATACAGGAACAGTGGCAGTTAAAAGGTTTAAGAATGCAGAGATCGAATGTTGTCGAAATCCATTCATAACCGAGTTTGCAACAATCGTAGGTTGTTTGAAGCATAACAACTTGGTTCAGCTTCAAGGATGGTGCTGTGAAGAAGGAGAATTAGTCTTGGTTTATGAGTATTTGTCTAATGGTAGCCTTGCCAAATTTCTTCACAGTAATAACAGCAGCTCTGCTTATTTCCTGTCATGGAAACAAAGGATGAATGTAGTTGTTGGAGTTGCGTCTGCTCTTTCGTATCTACACGAAGAATGCAATCGACAGATAATTCATAGAGATGTCAAGACTTGTAATATAATGCTTGATGAAGAATTCAATGCTAAACTTGGAGATTTTGGTTTAGCAGAAATTTATGAACATAATTCTTTAGCAAGAGAAGCTACTATACCAGCAGGAACAATGGGCTATCTAGCTCCTGAATATGTTTATTCTGGCATACCATCTGTGAAAACTGATGTTTATAGCTTTGGTGTAGTGGTGCTAGAACTTGGCACAGGCAAAATGGCTGTGGATGATGATGGAACCGTGCTCGGCGATTGGGTTTGGGGGTTTTGGGAGCAAGGGAAGCTGATTGAAGCTGGTGATTCCAAGCTAAAAGGGAAGTTTAGTAAAGCAGAGATGCAAAGAATGCTGCTGGTGGGACTTTGCTGTGTGCATCCAAATCATGTGGAGAGACCTACAGTTAAGGAGGCTATTAAGATACTTAAAGGTGAAGCACCACTTCCTGTTCTGCCatcaaaaaaaccaaaagttggGTTTCAGTATATTTTGCCTGAAGATTCTGATCCAAGGTTTGGTGGAGATCATAGTCCTGGTACTGATGATGTTTCTTGGATGACACCCAGAAGTCATTTTGGCTTTGATTAA
- the LOC126657456 gene encoding U-box domain-containing protein 29-like produces the protein MGRNELYITVPKLFRCPISLDVMKSPVSLTTGVTYDRSSIQHWLDSGHDTCPATMQVLSSKDFIPNLTLHRIINLWHHSSHLTPSPPPPPAPSEKQVGVWIEDIKSQNLGSMIKIVDFLNYSDENKRFLAGFDYFIEELILILSKSIGELDIKYLELIVRVLDLILVQNVAKENLQKLTNKNCLNSLLFVLKTGNSTSNDAVLSLLISLASTTRSVKSQLIQLKLVEIISKILSSQNAAVSSISEKSLKLLSIVSTSAEGRLAIREDEKCVGCIVERLMKVSKTATEHGLTVLWSMCCVYKDEKVTEKAVTVKGLTKILLVMQSDQCDGHVVRRMCVDLVKVLRVDSGGVMRYETKTTHIMPC, from the coding sequence atgggaaGAAACGAACTGTATATTACAGTACCAAAGCTTTTCCGTTGCCCAATCTCTCTCGACGTTATGAAATCTCCGGTCAGTCTCACCACCGGCGTCACTTATGATCGCTCCAGCATCCAGCACTGGCTCGACTCCGGTCACGACACATGTCCTGCCACTATGCAAGTCCTTTCCTCCAAAGACTTCATCCCTAATCTCACGCTCCACCGTATCATCAACCTCTGGCACCACAGCAGCCATCTCACTCCTTCTCCTCCTCCGCCGCCGGCGCCGTCGGAGAAGCAAGTCGGAGTTTGGATTGAAGATATTAAGAGTCAAAATTTGGGATCGATGATCAAAATTGTCGACTTCTTGAATTATTCCGATGAGAATAAACGATTTTTAGccggttttgattattttattgagGAATTGATTCTGATTCTGAGCAAAAGCATCGGAGAATTAGATATTAAATATTTGGAGCTGATTGTTAGGgttttggatttaattttgGTTCAAAATGTAGCAAAGGAAAACCTACAAAAATTAACCAACAAAAACTGCTTAAACTCTCTTCTTTTCGTCCTCAAAACTGGAAATTCAACTtcaaacgacgccgttttatCCTTACTAATCTCGCTAGCATCAACAACTCGGTCTGTCAAATCACAACTCATCCAGCTAAAACTCGTCGAAATCATATCAAAAATTCTCTCAAGCCAAAACGCTGCCGTTTCTTCAATATCAGAAAAGTCGTTGAAGCTGTTATCAATTGTGTCGACGAGCGCAGAAGGACGGTTAGCGATACGCGAGGACGAGAAATGCGTGGGGTGTATAGTAGAAAGACTAATGAAAGTGTCCAAAACGGCGACGGAGCATGGACTAACGGTGTTATGGAGCATGTGCTGCGTGTATAAAGATGAAAAAGTAACGGAGAAAGCCGTTACGGTTAAAGGGTTAACCAAGATTTTGTTAGTAATGCAAAGTGATCAATGTGATGGGCATGTGGTTAGGAGGATGTGTGTTGATTTGGTTAAGGTTTTGAGAGTTGATAGCGGTGGTGTTATGCGTTATGAAACTAAAACTACACATATTATGCCTTGTTAA